The following nucleotide sequence is from Mucilaginibacter sp. cycad4.
AAAATCAGTCCACAGTGGAAGTTGTACAAGCAAGAGCATCTGTTTTATACGATGTTTTAAATGGCTTAGTCTTAGATGCAGCTTTAGATGGTTTGAATAAAGGGGAAAGGGAACTCGCGCTAAGGCATAACCAAAAATGGAAAAAGAAAGACCTGATCATATATGACAGAGGATACCCTTCTTACGATTTTATACATGAGCATGTTAAATTGGGGGCTGATTGTTTGATACGGGTAACAGTAGCGAATTTTTCGTTCGCTACTACCTTTGTAGCCGGCGGTAAGAAATCTGTAGTTACGGAAATATATCCCTCAGAAAGTCATTCACTAAAAGATAAGGATTATGATAAAAATACTCCGTTAAAAGTGCGTTTATTAAGGGTTGACCTTCCGAGCGGAGAAGTAGAGGTACTGATAACAACTTTGTTGGATAGTACTAAATACCCTGCTAAACTGTTTAAAAAGCTATATTTCATGCGATGGGGAGTTGAGACCTTTTATGATGAATTAAAGAACAAACTTAAGGTCGAACACTTCACAGGTTACTCACAAGCGAGCATATTGCAGGATTTTTATTGTGCCATTTTTATCAGCAATCTTCAATCGGTTATTGTAAATGATCTGGAACCGGAATTGTCTATACAAAATGAAGCCAAAAAATACGATTACAAGGTAAATACAAACCTCTCTTATGGGTTCTTAAAAAACAGGATATTAGAATTGCTTTGTAAACAAGCCCCTTTAGAATCTGTATTTCAGGAATTAGAAGCTTTGTTTATTAAACATACTATCCCGGTGAGAAATAATCGAACGTTCCCAAGACATGCCGGTAAATACAGAGCCAGGATCAGACCTAAAGTAACTAAAAATCAAAAAGATGCAATCTAAAACCAACTTAACTTAATGACATTGGCCGCAAGCGTCCTCGCTTGTGGCCCGCGTTTAATGAACAGCTTGTCTTGTCCTAAAATAGGTTTACACAACAGTAAACAAAAATGGAAAGATATTCAAAAGTGTATGGCAGCAAATGGCAAAGCCAGTACAGCGAGGAGTTTAAGCGTAAAGTTTGTCAAGAATATTTAGAAGGTCAGGAAAGCCGAACAACGATTGAAAGGAAATACAAATTAGGCAATAGCCGTATTGCGTTTTGGCTCAAATCATTCGGATTGGAGATGAAGAAAACAATTTATGTATCTTCGAATGATATGCCAACCAAGAAAGATCAGGATGTCCCGGCCGAAAACAGCGCATCAATTAAGTTATTAAAAAAGCAACTTGAAGATGCATTGCTGGAGAAGGAGCTTTATCGTAAAATGATAGAAGTGGCCGAAAGAGATCTTAAGATCAATATCCGAAAAAAGTCCGATACCAAGTAATCCGTGAGATTAAAGACAGCTACCCTGGGATGAGCCTGGTGAAGTGCTGTTGTTTACTTGGAGTTACCCGGCAGGCCTATTACCAGCATTTTTGGGAGACAGAAGCGATAAGCTTTGAGCAGGAAATATTATTAAATGAGGTCCGGGCAATAAGGGCCATACATCCGATTATTGGCGGTAAAAAACTCTATGTTTTGCTGCAGCCTTTTTTGCTTGAGCACCGGATAAAAATGGGCAGGGATGCGCTTTTTGATCTGCTTGCTGCTCACTACTTGTTAGTTAGAAAGAAAAGGCGGCGCATACATACTACTCAATCTTTTCATTGGCTAAGAAAATATCCTAATTGCATAAGAGAAATTATTCCGACTAAAGTGAACGAAATATGGGTGTCAGATATCACTTACTACAGGACAAAGAAGGGATTCGTTTATATCAGTTTTATAACGGATGCCTATAGTAAAAAGATCGTCGGCTATCATGCCGCTGATACACTGGATGCAGTTCACACACTTAGTGCTTTACAAATGGCCATTAAAGAAAGTGACCAGCCTTTGACTGGCTTAATACATCATTCAGACAGAGGTGTTCAGTACTGTAGCTATGATTATGTAAAGCTATTACAGGACAATGAAATAATCATCAGCATGACCGAAAACGGAGACCCTTTAGAGAACGCAGTAGCGGAACGGATAAATGGAATAATGAAACAGGAGTACCTGGAACATCATATACTTAATGATAAAAACCAGGTTATGGAACTTTTAGCTAAGTCTGTAAACACTTATAATAAGCTAAGGCCTCACATGAGTTGCAATATGCTTACACCTGAGATCGTACATCAAAATAACCTATCTGTACAGCGAAATTGGAAAAGTTATTATAATTCAAAAAATGTCAATCTGTAAACCTATTTTAGGACTAATCAATAATGTAAACCTATAGCAGGATTAATCAATTAAACTGTAAACTTATTTTAGGACGATACAGCTTACATAACTTAGCATGAAGCCCACAAGCGAGGACGCTTGCGGTCAATGTCATTAAGTTAGCGAATAAGTTACTAATAATCAGTTATTTATCTTTATTTAATTGATTATTTTTCCTATATTTAATTCATAATCAATTAGTTAAAGTGCAAAAAAAACCTCATTTTTAATCATAGAAAAATTGAGGGAGACAATTTTCAGCAAGGAGCTTGCTCTGAAGTTTAAGATGAATGAACAAGACTTTACCAGGAACAGAAAGCAGCCTTTTAGTTCAACTTTGCTATTTATGTTCAATTTATTAAGAAGAAGCCTTGCCATTGAAATAGATGGCTTCGTACGTTATTTGAATGAGCATTTTTCTTTTGGCAATGCCCGCTCTTTTACCTCAAGCGCTTTTATTCAGAACCGGAAAAAGATCGATCCAGCCGTTTTCAGTCACCTTTCAAATGTGATTATTGAGAACTTTTACACGACAGACAACGAGACGGCAAACTATTTAAATGGTATTAGGATACTGGTTGTTGATAGCACCAAACTTACTTTACCTTATACTGCCGAATTAAAAAAGTGCTATGGCGTAATGAAAAATCAGTCCACAGTGGAAGTTGTACAAGCAAGAGCATCTGTTTTATACGATGTTTTAAATGGCTTAGTCTTAGATGCAGCTTTAGATGGTTTGAATAAAGGGGAAAGGGAACTCGCGCTAAGGCATAACCAAAAATGGAAAAAGAAAGACCTGATCATATATGACAGAGGATACCCTTCTTACGATTTTATACATGAGCATGTTAAATTGGGGGCTGATTGTTTGATACGGGTAACAGTAGCGAATTTTTCGTTCGCTACTACCTTTGTAGCCGGCGGTAAGAAATCTGTAGTTACGGAAATATATCCCTCAGAAAGTCATTCACTAAAAGATAAGGATTATGATAAAAATACTCCGTTAAAAGTGCGTTTATTAAGGGTTGACCTTCCGAGCGGAGAAGTAGAGGTACTGATAACAACTTTGTTGGATAGTACTAAATACCCTGCTAAACTGTTTAAAAAGCTATATTTCATGCGATGGGGAGTTGAGACCTTTTATGATGAATTAAAGAACAAACTTAAGGTCGAACACTTCACAGGTTACTCACAAGCGAGCATATTGCAGGATTTTTATTGTGCCATTTTTATCAGCAATCTTCAATCGGTTATTGTAAATGATCTGGAACCGGAATTGTCTATACAAAATGAAGCCAAAAAATACGATTACAAGGTAAATACAAACCTCTCTTATGGGTTCTTAAAAAACAGGATATTAGAATTGCTTTGTAAACAAGCCCCTTTAGAATCTGTATTTCAGGAATTAGAAGCTTTGTTTATTAAACATACTATCCCGGTGAGAAATAATCGAACGTTCCCAAGACATGCCGGTAAATACAGAGCCAGGATCAGACCTAAAGTAACTAAAAATCAAAAAGATGCAATCTAAAACCAACTTAACTTAATGACATTGCGCTTGCGGTAGCGATGGAGATACTTTTGTAAAGGATAATGCCAGGCGGATTGTGAAATAGGATAATAAAAGAAGCGTCATTGCGAGGTACGAAGCAATCCCAAACTTTACAGATCGGATCTGCTAATCGGGGATTGCTTCGTACCTCGCAATGACGCCGTTATGTTTTGAATATTTTGCCCTTACGGCTTCACCGCACTCTTCACATATTTATCCACCCGCCCATCTTTAATCACACCTTTCCAGTTTAAACCGAAACCGAAATCATATTTATTGCCCTGCTCATCAACATAGCATTTCATATCGTGCGGCACATCCTCAAACTGGGCTTCAACGGTTTTCATATCAACCGGCATTTGCAATGGCAGCAATGCTGATGGTTCGGCTTTACCGGTCATGATATCAAGCGATGCCTGGCCCTGTACGCCAAAATCAACAATAATAGCATTGGCATCTTTTTCAAACTCAGCAAACACCATCGGGTTACTCATGTTAACAGATACAATAACTGGCTTGCCTTTCATTTTTGCATAAGTATCGGTAACCATAGCCAGATCCGTAACATTAATAGCAGTGCTTGATTTGCCCTTGTAAGTACGATTGGTAAATTTTTCCAGCGGGTCGCCGCCTGCTATACTGGTTGCACGGGCGTCGGCAGCTGTGTACGCGCCATATTGAAGGTTAACAGGCACATAACCTGTTCCGCCGTTTTTGGCATCGGCGCTGTTATAACCGCCGCCGCTGTTTGGGCTGGCGATAAATACCAGGGCATAATCAGCCTCATCCGGGTTATCAGTCACTTTGAAATACTTTTTAACAGTTTCCATATTTACCGGGTATTCCAGTTTCTCTGGCGTTTCCATCCCTAAAAAGTTTCTGCCGGCCGGGGTAAATTTTTTAGGAACATAAACAGTTTTGCCGCTTTGCAAAGGCAAAATATTAGCCTTATTCTTCAGCATCACTATTGATTTAAGCTGCGCCTGGTAACCTGCATCCATAAACTCGGGTTTGCCAACAACTTGTTTTGACACTTCAGGTTCCAGGTAAGGGTTTTCAAACAAACCTGTCCTGAAAATATTGCGTAACAACCGCACTGCCGATTGCTCAAACCTTGCCCGCATAAATGCTTCGCCGTGCTCTTTTACACCAATTTGGTAAGCTTCGGTGACCGGAGCAACCTCATTATTACCTCCAAACTGATCAACACCGGCCATCAGCACTTTATAATGACGCTGCGCAATAGAAAGTCCTTCCACACCCCATGACTTACCCGAAAGGAATGAATCAACCGTAGTTTCATCGCCGGTAACCAGCCAATCGGTACAAACCACGCCATCGTATTTATATTTTTTACGGAGCAGGTCGTTAATGATGTAGGAGTTATAATTATTGGCCACATTTTCATGGTTCTTAACATCCTGGTTATAGGAGATGGTATAATAAGGCATTACGGCTGCAGCCATACCGGTTTTACCATTCAGCTTAAAAGCACCTTCTGTAAACGGGATCAGGTGCTGTTTAAAATTATTCCCCGGATAAACCGCGTATTTACCATAAGCATAATGTGCATCACGACCACCCTCACCGGCACCACCGCCCGGCCAGTGTTTAACCATAGCATTTACACTATTATAACCCCATCCGTTCTTTATTTCCTTTTCAGCTTCTGAAGTCTGAAAGCCATCAATATAAGCGCGGGCCATATCGGCGGCTAATTGCGGGTCTTCACCAAAAGTACCGCTTACACGGGCCCAGCGCGGATCAGTAGCGATATCAACCTGCGGCGAAAGTGCTGTTGAAATACCCAAAGCCCGGTATTCCTGAGCGGCTATATGGCCAAAGTTTTTCACCACTTCCGGATCAAAAGTAGCGGCCAGCCCAAGCGATCCCGGCCACATGGAAATAGCCCCTCCTGCCCCTGCATTGTATTCGGCAGTAGCCACGGTACCATGCCGCGGATCGGAGCTGTTATTGTTGGGGATCCCCAAACCCAATCCTTCTACAAAAGCCTGTGCGTTGTTATTCCATTGCGCGGCTATTTCAGGACTTTGTACCGAAGTTACCAGCACATGCCTTACATTATCCTTAGCTAAAAATTGCTTTTGCTGATCGGAAAGATCAGACGCCTTCGCCCCGCTTTCTGCAAATACCTTGTTATTATAAGTACCGGCAAAAGGTCCACCCGCAGCAGCGGGGATTGGCTGGTGGCGACTGTACAGCATCAGCCCCGCTATTTGTTCAACGCTCATTTTTGAGGCGAGGTCTTTAGCCCGTTCATCAACCGGCAAACGCCAGTCTTCGTATTTATCCAGTTTGCCGTTCTTGTTCAGGTCTTTAAAAGCAAGGCCATCAACAGTTAATATTTTTACGCCGGATGTGGTGGAGTAACCTAAGTTTTGCCCACCGGTATTGGTAACAAAAGCAATATCGCCTGCTTTTCTTTCTGTCCACTTATTTTGTGCTATTGTAGCCGTTGCGGGCAGCAAGGCCAGCAGGGTTATCAGTTTAATTGGTTTGGCCATGATGGTTCATGATTCAGGTTAAAGAAAAAAGCCCCTGCAAAAAATATTGCAGAGGCCAGGTTGGTTTTACTTTAGTTTTAGTTCGTTTATAGTTTGTTCGGGCATCAGCGCCTTATTTACTTTTTCAACAGTGATATCTTTAGCCAGGCTGAAAGATGCTGCTTCCTCAATTTTGCGAGATGATGAACCTATTTTCACTTTATAGTCTCCTTCATCAGCTATCCAGGCCTGCCTGTTGGTATAAAACGAAGCCAGATCAGATGCTTTGATAGTAAACGTCAACGTTTGCGATTGCCCCGGGGCCAGCAGTTTGGTTTTGCCGAAAGCTTTCAGCTCATCTTCGGGCTTATCCAGATCTTTTTTAGGAGCCGCCAGGTACAACTGCACCACCTCTTTACCTGCAACCTCACCGGTGTTTTTAACCGTTACCGTTGCAGTAATTGCATTTTTGAAAACCTTTGAGCTTAATTTCAGATCAATGAACTTAAAGTTGGTGTATGACAAGCCATAACCAAACTCATATGCCGGGGTAATTTTAGCGGCATCGTAATAACGGTAGCCCACATAAATACCCTCTTCATAAATAACTTGTGTTGGTTTACCTTCAGGCGTACCCGGGAAGTTATTAGCCGATGGTACATCTTTATAATCGGCAGGGAAAGTAGTCGCCAGTTTGCCCGATGGGTTTACTTTACCGCTCAGCACATCGGCAATGGCGTTACCGGCTTCCAAACCTGGCTGCCAGGCTAATAAGATCCCGTCAACCTTGTCGCGCCAGGCGATAACATCAACAACACCACCTACGTTAAGTACAACAATTACCTTTTTACCTTTTGCATGAAAAGCATTAGCAACACCATTGATCAATCCTTTTTCCGCATCGTTTAAATAATAATCGCTTTCCAGCTTACGGTCAGCACCTTCGCCGGCGTTACGACCAATCGTGATCAGTGCTTCATCAGCACCATTGGCTTCCTCTGCTACGATAGCGTTTACATCCATTTCTGGAATAGGTGCCGGGTGATCGAAAAAGTTTTTAGGCTTTGGCTGTTTGGCCTTCATATCTGTCAGGTATGCTTTGTAATTATTTGACAGCGTTTCCTGTAATTTGAAGTTAGCATTTGCCAAACCCTGCATTAACGAAATGGTATAGGCTTTATTCACATCGCCACTGCCCGTACCACCTGCGATAATATCATACGAGGTATTACCGAATACTGCGATCCTTTTACCTGCACCAAATGGCAGGGCATGATCGTCATTCTTTAAAAGCACCATGCCCTGCGCGGCTGCTTCACGGGCCACAGCAGCATGACCGGCCAGGTCAGGAGCATCAGAGTATTTATATTTTTTAAACGTAGGCGATTGAACTATTACATTCAGGATGCGCTCAACGTTGGCATCAAGTTGTGGAGCGCTAAGCTTACCACTTTTTACGGCGGCTACTATATCTTCTGATTGGGTTGGGTTACCCGGCATCAGCAAATCGTTGCCGGCTTTCATTTGCGCTACGGCATCTTTACCGCCAAACCAATCGGTCATGACAAAACCTTTAAAACCCCACTCCTTTTTAAGGATGGTAGTGAGCAGGTCGCGCCTTTCGGATGTAAAAGTGCCGTTCAGTTTATTGTATGATGACATCACTGTCCAGGGCTGTGCTTTTTTTACCGCTATCTCAAAACCACGCAGGTACAACTCACGCATGGCACGCTCGCTTACTATGGTGTTAATGGAGTTACGATTGGTTTCCTGGTTATTGGCCGCGTAATGTTTAATGGAAGTACCTACCCCATTTGATTCAATACCATTGACAATAGCCGCGGTCATGCTGCCTGCCACTAAAGGATCTTCAGAATAATACTCAAAATTACGGCCGCCCAGCGGGTTACGGTGAATGTTAAGCCCCGGTGCAAGCAAAATATCAACCCCGTATTCGCGCACTTCGTTACCAAAGGCAACACCTACTTTATTCACAAGCTGGGTATCCCAGGTTGAGGCCAGCAAGGTAGCCACCGGGAAAGCCGTAGCATAATAAGTTTTTGATTTATCGCCATTACGGATAGGCTCGATCCTTAAACCGGCGGGGCCATCAGATACCGTGATTGAAGGGATTCCTAAACGGGCAATAGCATGTGTGCGACCGGCTGCTCCGGGCACTTTTTCGGGAATATTATAAGCATCCGGATCAGACGGAGGCAATTTAAAGCCCCCTATATCAATTGCTTCAGGCTTTTTACCCTTTACCGGCGGCGGCACACCCGGCATTTTAAAACCCATCCCCACAACAAGCTTCGATTTTTCTTCGAGTGTCATGGCGGCAATAATCTGTTTTACGTTTGTTGCACTTAGTTGCAGCGCCGGTTTTTTGCTTTGGGCCAGTGCTGCCTGATGGATTCCACCGGCAAATAAAACGCCTGCTAAAGCAACGTGTAATTTGTAGCTCATTCTCATGTTTAAAAATTAAATAGGTTAAAGGGTACTAATTGGCGGTAACAATAACAGCAAAAATTACACTCTTTGTGTCATTATTACACAATAGTAAAAATTAAGTTTTACAATAGCAAGTTTTATCGATGAAAGGATGAAGATTATGGATGGAGGGGGTCAATAAAGCTATGGAGTTGAAGGACAACAAAATAAAATTGTCATGTTGAGTGTTTAAGTCCGATGGACTCTGATGGGGAAATGACATCTCCATGCCGTCATGCTGAACTTGTTTCAGCACCCCACAAGAAAGGTAGGCGATTTGCTTAGCATGTGCTTAGCGAGTGAGGTGTTGAAACAAGTTCAACATGACAATAGTTTTTTAATTATGTCAGGTAACATATTCTGACGCGAGTATACAGGATGAGACTGAGTGCTTTTTATTCGGTTTTGTAAATATGGGCGTTCCCGTTAGCCAACGGGCCGTGCTCATACTGCACAGGCATTATCCGTTGGCTAACGGACGGTATCCGCTCCTATCACTAACGCGGCCCCCGCACACCATCGCTAAAATATATTATATACGTCATAACAGTTTTTTTCAGGCTCCCTGATGGTCACTCGCAATGACGATTTATAATATTCTCACTACGCCAATACCTCTTCCAGCACATCAGCCGATTTTATGTTGCCAAAACCTTCAACATGCATGGCATAATATTCCAGCAGCTTTTGCAACAGGTATCGGCGTTCATCGTTACTCAGCTGAAGCGCATGCATATTTTCAAAACCGGTTTGCAATACTAACCCGAAGCTTTGAGTATGGGGGGGCGACAAGTACGAAACGCTATCGGGCTTGAAACGGGTAAACTGCCCATTTTTTATATCGAAGTAATCCGCATTGCCAGCCATATAGCGGTCGGGATAAAAACCGAGGTAGCGGGTAAGCCGGGTTAAAAATACCAGGTGAAAATTGGCTACGCTTTCGGTTTGGTGATCGAGCCATTCAATAGCGCTGAAAATAAAATCGAACAGGTTTTCATCAGGCGATTGCTGCTTTATGGCTTTGTACAACACCTCATTCAAAAATATCGCTATACAGCTTTTAATTACATCATAAGGAATACTGAGCAGTACCGGTGCATTTTTCAGTTCAGAAATGCGCTGTACACTCCCGGTATTTTTATGGTAAACCACAAGGTCCAACAGGTGCAGGGGCTGTAACATATTCCGGCCTATTTTTGCTTTTGGCTTTTTTGCTCCGTTGATAATGTACGATTGCAGCCCAAACTTTTCGGTAAAGATCTGAACAATTACGCTGCTTTCGCCATAATCGGTAGCCCTGAATATGATTCCACGGGTTTTATGCAGCATGCCTTATCAATAAAATGATCTTCGGTAAAAAAATAACTATTCCCGTTATCAGCGCGAATAGTGCAGCCACAACAACAGCACCGGCAGCTATATCTTTTACATGCCCCGCTTTTTCGTTATAAGTGGGCGAAACCAGGTCGGTCAGTGTTTCGAGCGAAGTATTAAGCAATTCGGTAACAAGTACCACGGTAATACAAGCCATAAGCCAAAGCCACTCGGCAGTTGAAAGCTTTAAAAAGAAGCCCAATGCAACGGCTATTGTTCCGGCCACCAAATGAAACCTGAAGTTAGGCTGGGTTTTGACAGCATACCCTAAACCCTTAAACGCGAAACCAAAACTGCGTACCAACCTTTTCATGCTCAAAAATACAAAGTTTAAGTGCAAATAAGGACAGGCGTTATACTGCGGTATTGTAGTTATCCTTACCTGCACCGTTGTTAGTGTTGTCTCGCCGTTGTTGGTGTTGTCACCAACAACTCTACACCATCCAATTAACAATCTCGGTTAATCCATCCAATAATTGTTGGTGACAACACCAACAACGGCATAAATATTGGTTTAAAAAGCCATG
It contains:
- a CDS encoding IS4 family transposase, yielding MRETIFSKELALKFKMNEQDFTRNRKQPFSSTLLFMFNLLRRSLAIEIDGFVRYLNEHFSFGNARSFTSSAFIQNRKKIDPAVFSHLSNVIIENFYTTDNETANYLNGIRILVVDSTKLTLPYTAELKKCYGVMKNQSTVEVVQARASVLYDVLNGLVLDAALDGLNKGERELALRHNQKWKKKDLIIYDRGYPSYDFIHEHVKLGADCLIRVTVANFSFATTFVAGGKKSVVTEIYPSESHSLKDKDYDKNTPLKVRLLRVDLPSGEVEVLITTLLDSTKYPAKLFKKLYFMRWGVETFYDELKNKLKVEHFTGYSQASILQDFYCAIFISNLQSVIVNDLEPELSIQNEAKKYDYKVNTNLSYGFLKNRILELLCKQAPLESVFQELEALFIKHTIPVRNNRTFPRHAGKYRARIRPKVTKNQKDAI
- a CDS encoding IS3 family transposase, which codes for MSLVKCCCLLGVTRQAYYQHFWETEAISFEQEILLNEVRAIRAIHPIIGGKKLYVLLQPFLLEHRIKMGRDALFDLLAAHYLLVRKKRRRIHTTQSFHWLRKYPNCIREIIPTKVNEIWVSDITYYRTKKGFVYISFITDAYSKKIVGYHAADTLDAVHTLSALQMAIKESDQPLTGLIHHSDRGVQYCSYDYVKLLQDNEIIISMTENGDPLENAVAERINGIMKQEYLEHHILNDKNQVMELLAKSVNTYNKLRPHMSCNMLTPEIVHQNNLSVQRNWKSYYNSKNVNL
- a CDS encoding IS4 family transposase, yielding MRETIFSKELALKFKMNEQDFTRNRKQPFSSTLLFMFNLLRRSLAIEIDGFVRYLNEHFSFGNARSFTSSAFIQNRKKIDPAVFSHLSNVIIENFYTTDNETANYLNGIRILVVDSTKLTLPYTAELKKCYGVMKNQSTVEVVQARASVLYDVLNGLVLDAALDGLNKGERELALRHNQKWKKKDLIIYDRGYPSYDFIHEHVKLGADCLIRVTVANFSFATTFVAGGKKSVVTEIYPSESHSLKDKDYDKNTPLKVRLLRVDLPSGEVEVLITTLLDSTKYPAKLFKKLYFMRWGVETFYDELKNKLKVEHFTGYSQASILQDFYCAIFISNLQSVIVNDLEPELSIQNEAKKYDYKVNTNLSYGFLKNRILELLCKQAPLESVFQELEALFIKHTIPVRNNRTFPRHAGKYRARIRPKVTKNQKDAI
- a CDS encoding glycoside hydrolase family 3 N-terminal domain-containing protein; the protein is MAKPIKLITLLALLPATATIAQNKWTERKAGDIAFVTNTGGQNLGYSTTSGVKILTVDGLAFKDLNKNGKLDKYEDWRLPVDERAKDLASKMSVEQIAGLMLYSRHQPIPAAAGGPFAGTYNNKVFAESGAKASDLSDQQKQFLAKDNVRHVLVTSVQSPEIAAQWNNNAQAFVEGLGLGIPNNNSSDPRHGTVATAEYNAGAGGAISMWPGSLGLAATFDPEVVKNFGHIAAQEYRALGISTALSPQVDIATDPRWARVSGTFGEDPQLAADMARAYIDGFQTSEAEKEIKNGWGYNSVNAMVKHWPGGGAGEGGRDAHYAYGKYAVYPGNNFKQHLIPFTEGAFKLNGKTGMAAAVMPYYTISYNQDVKNHENVANNYNSYIINDLLRKKYKYDGVVCTDWLVTGDETTVDSFLSGKSWGVEGLSIAQRHYKVLMAGVDQFGGNNEVAPVTEAYQIGVKEHGEAFMRARFEQSAVRLLRNIFRTGLFENPYLEPEVSKQVVGKPEFMDAGYQAQLKSIVMLKNKANILPLQSGKTVYVPKKFTPAGRNFLGMETPEKLEYPVNMETVKKYFKVTDNPDEADYALVFIASPNSGGGYNSADAKNGGTGYVPVNLQYGAYTAADARATSIAGGDPLEKFTNRTYKGKSSTAINVTDLAMVTDTYAKMKGKPVIVSVNMSNPMVFAEFEKDANAIIVDFGVQGQASLDIMTGKAEPSALLPLQMPVDMKTVEAQFEDVPHDMKCYVDEQGNKYDFGFGLNWKGVIKDGRVDKYVKSAVKP
- a CDS encoding glycoside hydrolase family 3 C-terminal domain-containing protein; the protein is MSYKLHVALAGVLFAGGIHQAALAQSKKPALQLSATNVKQIIAAMTLEEKSKLVVGMGFKMPGVPPPVKGKKPEAIDIGGFKLPPSDPDAYNIPEKVPGAAGRTHAIARLGIPSITVSDGPAGLRIEPIRNGDKSKTYYATAFPVATLLASTWDTQLVNKVGVAFGNEVREYGVDILLAPGLNIHRNPLGGRNFEYYSEDPLVAGSMTAAIVNGIESNGVGTSIKHYAANNQETNRNSINTIVSERAMRELYLRGFEIAVKKAQPWTVMSSYNKLNGTFTSERRDLLTTILKKEWGFKGFVMTDWFGGKDAVAQMKAGNDLLMPGNPTQSEDIVAAVKSGKLSAPQLDANVERILNVIVQSPTFKKYKYSDAPDLAGHAAVAREAAAQGMVLLKNDDHALPFGAGKRIAVFGNTSYDIIAGGTGSGDVNKAYTISLMQGLANANFKLQETLSNNYKAYLTDMKAKQPKPKNFFDHPAPIPEMDVNAIVAEEANGADEALITIGRNAGEGADRKLESDYYLNDAEKGLINGVANAFHAKGKKVIVVLNVGGVVDVIAWRDKVDGILLAWQPGLEAGNAIADVLSGKVNPSGKLATTFPADYKDVPSANNFPGTPEGKPTQVIYEEGIYVGYRYYDAAKITPAYEFGYGLSYTNFKFIDLKLSSKVFKNAITATVTVKNTGEVAGKEVVQLYLAAPKKDLDKPEDELKAFGKTKLLAPGQSQTLTFTIKASDLASFYTNRQAWIADEGDYKVKIGSSSRKIEEAASFSLAKDITVEKVNKALMPEQTINELKLK
- the recO gene encoding DNA repair protein RecO encodes the protein MLHKTRGIIFRATDYGESSVIVQIFTEKFGLQSYIINGAKKPKAKIGRNMLQPLHLLDLVVYHKNTGSVQRISELKNAPVLLSIPYDVIKSCIAIFLNEVLYKAIKQQSPDENLFDFIFSAIEWLDHQTESVANFHLVFLTRLTRYLGFYPDRYMAGNADYFDIKNGQFTRFKPDSVSYLSPPHTQSFGLVLQTGFENMHALQLSNDERRYLLQKLLEYYAMHVEGFGNIKSADVLEEVLA
- a CDS encoding diacylglycerol kinase family protein, with product MKRLVRSFGFAFKGLGYAVKTQPNFRFHLVAGTIAVALGFFLKLSTAEWLWLMACITVVLVTELLNTSLETLTDLVSPTYNEKAGHVKDIAAGAVVVAALFALITGIVIFLPKIILLIRHAA